A genomic region of Paenibacillus sp. PL2-23 contains the following coding sequences:
- a CDS encoding MerR family transcriptional regulator: protein MRISEVAKQSGLPISTIRYYEKEGIIPDEFTCRDQNNYRIYNVDILRHLEVVKTCLAVGFSIHDLKAMMAMKGIPKEEQARMLKHKISEIEAAQANLEKSKQALVDILGSNIWCEEGFGKH, encoded by the coding sequence ATGAGGATTAGTGAGGTAGCAAAACAGTCTGGACTTCCGATATCAACCATTCGATATTACGAAAAAGAAGGAATCATTCCAGATGAATTTACATGTAGAGATCAAAATAATTATCGAATATACAATGTGGATATTCTTCGCCACCTGGAGGTTGTGAAGACTTGCTTGGCTGTCGGGTTTTCGATTCACGATTTGAAGGCCATGATGGCGATGAAGGGAATTCCAAAAGAAGAGCAGGCACGTATGCTTAAGCATAAAATATCCGAAATAGAAGCAGCACAAGCGAACCTGGAAAAATCCAAACAAGCGCTTGTCGACATTCTGGGATCGAATATTTGGTGTGAGGAAGGGTTCGGGAAGCATTAG
- a CDS encoding CGNR zinc finger domain-containing protein: MASPTGFSLISGHVALDLVNTEVVKRGIRYDLLSTDRDVAEWFNVIKESNLLFSHLWEEKQFTGIGMSLLKELRGILRGGFEHIADGHQPKEDWIVQLEHLVKQAPLSFQFMNGSLLPIPEGSEEASILSLIAFDTLQLLAQGDLLLLRRCANPDCVLLFMDTTGRRKWCSMSICGNRAKVARHKTKPAH, translated from the coding sequence ATGGCTTCACCTACAGGTTTTTCGTTAATATCCGGTCATGTTGCTTTAGATCTTGTGAATACTGAGGTTGTGAAGCGTGGAATACGTTATGACCTGCTCTCAACCGATAGAGATGTTGCCGAATGGTTCAACGTAATCAAAGAATCTAATCTCTTATTCTCACATCTGTGGGAAGAAAAACAATTTACAGGTATAGGAATGTCTCTTTTGAAGGAGCTTCGTGGTATTTTGCGTGGCGGCTTTGAACATATCGCAGATGGACATCAGCCCAAGGAAGACTGGATCGTTCAGCTTGAACATTTGGTAAAGCAAGCTCCATTATCTTTTCAATTCATGAATGGCTCGTTGCTTCCCATACCTGAAGGCTCCGAAGAGGCTTCCATCCTCTCCCTGATTGCATTCGATACGCTGCAATTACTGGCACAGGGGGATTTGCTGCTGCTCCGTCGTTGTGCCAACCCCGATTGCGTATTGCTGTTCATGGATACAACCGGCCGTCGAAAATGGTGCTCGATGAGTATATGCGGGAATCGGGCTAAGGTAGCTCGCCACAAAACAAAACCAGCGCATTGA